A portion of the Blautia hansenii DSM 20583 genome contains these proteins:
- a CDS encoding manganese efflux pump MntP family protein, with protein MISFLLNNTMLGVGLAMDAFSVSMANGLSEPRMKKTRMYGMAGVFAVFQGVMPFLGWLCVHTIVQYFTAFEKCIPWIALILLAYIGGKMIFEGRHEDGDTQQAKTVGATEIMIQGIATSIDALSVGFTIAEYNWGMMLLAVVVIAAVTFVICAAGIRIGRKFGTKLSGKSQIFGGVILLLIGIEIFIQGVF; from the coding sequence ATGATATCGTTTTTACTGAACAATACAATGTTGGGAGTAGGGCTTGCCATGGATGCTTTTTCTGTTTCTATGGCAAATGGATTGAGTGAGCCTAGAATGAAGAAAACTAGGATGTACGGCATGGCAGGAGTTTTTGCAGTATTTCAGGGAGTAATGCCTTTTCTTGGATGGCTGTGCGTGCATACCATTGTGCAGTATTTTACAGCTTTTGAGAAGTGTATCCCGTGGATAGCTCTAATTTTGCTGGCATATATCGGTGGAAAAATGATTTTTGAAGGGCGCCATGAGGATGGTGACACACAACAGGCAAAGACTGTGGGAGCAACGGAAATTATGATACAGGGAATTGCTACTTCCATTGACGCCTTATCTGTGGGATTTACCATTGCAGAATACAACTGGGGAATGATGCTTTTGGCAGTAGTTGTGATTGCAGCAGTTACTTTCGTGATTTGTGCAGCCGGTATTCGGATTGGGCGCAAATTCGGAACAAAGCTTTCCGGAAAATCTCAGATTTTTGGCGGAGTTATTTTGTTATTGATAGGAATAGAAATTTTTATACAAGGAGTTTTTTGA
- a CDS encoding ABC transporter ATP-binding protein yields MKEILSYQSVEVCFNGKAVIHDNSFVLHEGEILGIVGESGSGKSTLLKAAMGLLGNGGMVTKGDIWFEGKDIPDLPEGELRQIRGEKIDMIFQDAGASLCPIRTIGEQIYESMCAHRKISKAEAKEKALELFEKLNFKDGERIWDSYSFELSGGMNQRVGIVLAMLMQPQILLADEPTSALDVAVQRQVVQEMLQLREIFGTAIILVTHDIGVVSAMADTVLVLKDGHIVEYGEAAKILNNPEKEYTQKLLAAVPKLRRA; encoded by the coding sequence ATGAAGGAAATATTAAGCTATCAATCCGTGGAAGTTTGTTTTAACGGAAAAGCGGTCATACATGATAACAGCTTTGTCCTCCATGAAGGAGAAATCTTGGGAATTGTAGGAGAGTCAGGCAGTGGAAAAAGTACCCTGTTAAAGGCTGCGATGGGACTTCTTGGAAACGGAGGAATGGTGACAAAGGGCGATATCTGGTTTGAGGGAAAGGACATTCCTGATTTACCGGAGGGAGAGCTGCGACAAATCAGAGGAGAAAAAATCGACATGATTTTTCAGGATGCAGGCGCTTCTTTGTGCCCTATTCGAACTATTGGAGAGCAAATATATGAAAGTATGTGTGCACATAGAAAAATAAGTAAGGCAGAGGCGAAGGAAAAGGCGCTGGAATTGTTTGAAAAGTTGAATTTTAAGGACGGAGAACGGATTTGGGATAGTTATTCTTTTGAATTATCCGGCGGAATGAACCAGAGAGTGGGGATTGTCCTTGCAATGCTTATGCAGCCGCAGATACTTTTGGCAGATGAACCCACCAGTGCATTGGATGTGGCAGTGCAGCGTCAGGTCGTACAGGAAATGCTTCAGCTTAGAGAGATTTTTGGAACGGCAATTATTCTGGTAACGCATGATATCGGAGTCGTATCGGCAATGGCAGATACAGTTTTGGTTCTAAAAGACGGGCACATAGTTGAATACGGAGAAGCTGCCAAAATATTAAATAACCCGGAGAAGGAATATACACAAAAATTGCTGGCAGCAGTGCCAAAGTTGCGGAGGGCATAG
- a CDS encoding ABC transporter ATP-binding protein, translated as MKPVLEIKNLTKTFVTEGKSDFTAVDHVSFQLYPGETLGIVGESGSGKSTLARIISRLIDATEGSVFLDGQDVTEIKGKKLRTYYKDIQMVFQSPVTSFDPRRSLGDGIGESLRNQGLSKKEAKKEALCLLQQCGLSSEFYERYPHEVSGGQCQRAAVARALAVKPQIVICDEATSALDVTVQQQIIELLRELKKERNLAYLFICHNLALVQMFCDRVLVMNDGKIVEEGTPDEVIMYPKDEYTKMLVKSVL; from the coding sequence ATGAAACCGGTTTTAGAAATAAAAAATTTAACAAAAACATTTGTTACAGAAGGAAAGTCTGACTTTACAGCAGTAGACCATGTGAGTTTTCAGCTCTATCCGGGAGAAACTTTGGGAATTGTAGGAGAGTCGGGAAGCGGAAAAAGTACATTGGCAAGGATAATTTCCCGTCTTATTGATGCTACGGAGGGCAGTGTTTTCTTAGACGGACAGGATGTTACAGAGATAAAAGGGAAAAAATTGCGTACTTATTATAAAGATATTCAGATGGTTTTTCAATCACCGGTTACCTCTTTTGATCCCAGAAGAAGCTTAGGTGACGGAATTGGAGAAAGCCTGCGAAATCAAGGGCTTTCAAAAAAAGAGGCGAAGAAGGAAGCTTTATGTTTGCTGCAACAATGCGGTCTTTCTTCGGAATTTTATGAGAGATATCCTCATGAAGTGAGCGGAGGTCAGTGCCAGAGAGCCGCTGTTGCCAGAGCATTGGCGGTAAAACCTCAAATTGTAATTTGCGATGAAGCAACCAGCGCTTTGGATGTGACTGTGCAGCAGCAGATTATAGAGCTTTTAAGGGAGCTGAAAAAGGAACGAAATCTTGCGTATCTTTTTATCTGTCATAATCTGGCATTGGTGCAGATGTTTTGCGACCGTGTATTGGTTATGAATGACGGCAAAATTGTAGAAGAGGGAACGCCGGATGAAGTAATTATGTATCCAAAAGACGAGTATACAAAGATGCTGGTGAAATCGGTATTGTAG